GTCCGGGCGAGCTGGGCGTGGCGGAAGCAGCAGGTGAGGTGGTCGTTCACCAGCCCGGCGGACTGGAGCAGGGCATAGACGATGGTGGAGCCCACGAAGGTGAAGCCCTGGGCCTTGAGGGCGCGGCTCACGGCGTCGGAGAGGGGCGTGGTGGCGGGCGTCTGGTCCATGCGCTCCCAGGCGTTTTGGACGGGCGTGTTGTCCACGAAGGCCCAGAGGAAGGCCGCGAAGCCGCCGTGGCGCTCCTGGGTCGCCAGGAAGGCCCGGGCGTTGCGCGCGCTGGCCTCCACCTTGAGGCGGTTGCGGATGATGCCCGGGTCGGCCAGGAGGCGGGCGAAGTCCGTGGGGCCGTAGGCGGCCATGGTCTCGGGGTCGAAGCCCTGGAAGGCGCGGCGGAAGTTCTCGCGGCGCCGCAGGATGGTCAGCCAGGAGAGCCCGGCCTGGAAGCCCTCCAGGATGAGCAGTTCGAAGAGGGCGCGCTCGTCCCGCAGGGGCGTGCCCCACTCGCGGTCGTGGTAGTCGGTGTAGAGGGGGTCCGCGCCGGGCCAGGGGCAGCGGGTCAGCCCGTCGCCCGGGGGGGTCACGGGGCGCCCCGGTCCAGGCGCAGGGCCATGCGTTCGGAGAAGAGGTAGAGGCAGTCCACCATGAAGGCGTACTCGGGGCACTCCTGACGCCACAGGGCCATCACGTCCTTGAGGCTTTCCCGGGCCGCCTCGATGTCGGCCAGGGATTCGGCGTTGTTGAGCCGGGCCAACAGTTCCAGATATTCGTCGGAATCGAAGGCCGTCACCGCCGCGCGGCCGATGCGTTCCTTGTCGAGGCCGTCCCAGACGCCTTTCATGAAGTCTCCTCCGGATTGGGGTTCGTGCCCGGCCGGGGCGTTACTGCTTGCAGGGCAGCAGGATGTCCTGGGCCATCCAGCCCACCGCGCCCGTGCCCGCCTGGGGGGAATATTCCATGACCATGGAGGTCTGCCCGGCGTCGAAGCGCCAGGAGCGGTCGCCCTTGTAGTTTGGGGGGCTTTCAAGGGGGCCGCCGTAGGTCTCGCGCATGCGGGCCAGGAGCACCAGGTGGTTCACCTCGCCGTCGTAGCGCGTGAGCGCCCCGGCGAGCCTGCCCTTGCAGAACACGTAGACGATCTCGCGCATGGCCACGCCCATCACTTCCATGTCCTCGCCCAGGCGCACGTAGTAGGCCAGGTTCCCCTGCTCCTCGCGCCTGGAGAGGTTGGGCACTCCGGCCAGGGGCGTGCCCCAGGCCAGGCCGCGAAACGTGTCCGCCCCCGGGGCCGGGCCGTCGGGCGCGGCGGCGGCCTTCTTCCCGGGCTTGGGCTCGCCGGTTTTGGCCCCGCCTGAGGATTTCTTCTTCTTGGAAGAGGAGTCCCCCTTGGCCTTGGCGTCGCCGGAGGCCTTCTTCTTGGACTGGGAGGCCTGGCTATTGGACTGTTTCTTGGTCTGCGGGGCGTCCTGCGCGAACGCCGGGACGGTCAGGGAGCAGAACCCCACGGCCAGGGCGAGCACGAGGGCCGCGGCCAGCCGGGGACGGGGGATGCGCGTGGTCTTCGTCATGGGCTGGGCATACTGGAAGCCCGCCCGCCAAGCAAGCTCCGGGCCTCCCGGAAGGGAGGCCCGGGGAGGCTGCTGAAAAAGTCGGCTTTGCGGCTTTTTCAGCAGCCCTGCGCAGAGCGCAGCATGGAGCAGGGCGGCTTTGCCGCCCGTAAGCGTATCTCACAAACCCCGCTTCGGGGTTTGTCATCAAGCTGTCCGGGCCTCCCGGAAGGGAGGCCCGGGCCTTTTCAGACGGACTTGTCCAGGAGCCCCTTGGCCATGCGCTTGAGGTTGTCCGAGAGCTTGACGATCTCGTCCTGGGGGATCTTGCGGATCACGCGCGTGCCGCCCGCTTCCTTCATCTCCACCTGGAGTTGTCCCGTTTCGTCGAGCACCTTGAAGTGCAGGTCCACGCCGCGCTGGTGGAAATAGTCCTGGGTCTGGGCGAGCAGCTTTTCACGTTCAGCGAGGTCGCGGGCGGGGTCGCGCTCTTGCGCGTGCTGGTCCTGTCCCTGGCCCTCGCGGGGGGATTCCTCGGTCTGGCGGACGGCTTCCTCGCGGACCTTCAAGGCCTGGACGGCCTTTTCCGCGTCCACGTGATGCGCCGCTTCCTTGGGCGTTTCGATGTTCTGGATGTTCATGGCTCACCCCTCCCTGGATGAAACCCTGCCATTGCCGGTTTCTTCACACTCCTTATCGGACTTGCGCGCCGTTTCTTTAGACCCGCCGCCGCGCGCCATTCTTGACTTGCCGGGCGATTTCATCAAAAGTCCTGCCCTCCCATTCCGCCATCTGGAGCAGCCCGTGAAACCAGCCCCGTCGTCCGTTTCGTTCCCCAAGCTGGAGGAGGAAGTCCTCTCCGCCTGGAACGAAGAGCGCACCTTCTGGAAATCCCTGGAAAAGACCAAAAACGGCAAGCCCTACGTCTTCTACGACGGCCCCCCCTTCGCCACGGGCCTGCCCCACTACGGCCACATCCTCACCTCCTACGTGAAGGACACCGTGCCCCGCTACTTCACCATGCTGGGCCGCTTCGTGGACCGCACCTGGGGCTGGGACTGCCACGGCCTGCCCATCGAGTACGAGGTGGAAAAGAAGCTGGCCATCTCCGGCAAGGCCGAGATCCAGGAATACGGCATCGACAAGTTCAACCAGAAGTGCCGCGACATCGTGCTGGGCTACGCGGGCGAGTGGGAAAAGGCCGTGAACCGCATCGGCCGCTGGGTGGACTTCGCCCGCCAGTACAAGACCATGGACCTCACCTTCATGGAGAGCGTGCTCTGGATCTTCTCCCAGCTCCACGCCAAGGGCCTGGTCTACGAGAGCCCCCGCGTGGTGGCCTACTGCAACCGCTGCATGACGCCGCTCTCCAACTTCGAGACCGGCCTGGACGACTCCTTCCGCGAGCGCGACGACATGGCCATCACCGTGCGCTTCCGCGAAAAGGCCGACCCCGCGCGCTCCTTCCTGGCCTGGACCACCACCCCCTGGACCCTGCCCTCCAACCTGGCCCTGGCCGTGGGTCCGGACATCGACTACGCCCTGGTGGAGATCGCCCCGGACGACAAGGTCTGGATCGCCAAGGCGCGCATGGAGTCCTACCAGAAGTTCCTGCCCGCCGAGCCCAGGATCGTGGCCGAGGCCAAAGGCGCGGAGCTGGCCGGGCGCGCCTACGAGCCGCTCTTCCCCTACGCCGTCTCGCCCAAGAACCACGTGGTCCTGGAAGGCTCTTTCGTGGACACCTCCATGGGCACGGGCATCGTGCACATGGCCCCGGCGTTCGGTGAGGACGACTACGCCCTGTGCACCGCCAACGGCATCGAACTCTTCGACCCCGTGGACCACCAGGGCAAATTCACCGAGGCCGCCCCCGACTGGACCGGCATGACCGTGTTCGAGGCCAACAAGCACATCGCCCGCAACCTGCGCGAGCGAGCGCTCCTCTTCGCCCAGGAGAACTACCGCCACAAGTACCCCCACTGCTGGCGCTGCGACCAGCCGCTCATCTACCGGGCCATCTCCAGCTGGTACGTGAAGGTGGCCGAGAACCGGCCCAAGCTCCTGGCCAGCAACGAGCCCGTCAACTGGGTGCCCGCCCACATCGGCACCGGCCGCTTCAAGAACTGGCTGGCCGACGCCCGCGACTGGTCCGTCTCGCGCAACCGCTTCTGGGGCACGCCCATCCCGGTGTGGAAGTGCTCGCGCTGCCAGGCCATGGACGTGCCCGGCTCCCTGGCCGAACTGGAAGCCAAGGCCGGGCGCGAGGTCACGGACCTGCACCGCCCCTATTGCGACGAGCTCCACTGGGTCTGCTCCGCCCCCGGCTGCACCGGGACCATGCAGCGCGTGCCCGAAGTGTTCGACTGCTGGTTCGAGTCCGGGGCCATGCCCTACGGCCAGGCCCACTACCCCTTCGAGAACAAGGAGTGGTTCGACGCCAACTACCCGGCCAGCTTCATCGTGGAATACATCGCCCAGACCCGGGGCTGGTTCTACACGCTCATGGTGGAGGGGGCGCTGCTCAAGGAGCAGTCGCCGTTCCTCAACTGCATCTGCCACGGCGTGGTGCTGGCCGAGGACGGGCGCAAGATGTCCAAGCGCCTGAAGAACTTCCCCGACCCCATGGAAGTGGTGAACCGCCACGGCTCCGACGCCCTGCGCATCTACCTGCTGGGCTCCCCCGTGGTGCGCGGCCTGGACATCCGCTTCTCCGAGCGCGACGTGGAAGACGCCGTGCGCCGCTACCTGATCCCCTTCTGGAACGTCTTCCACTTCTTCACGTCCTACGCGGCCCTGGCCAAGGGCTACGAACCCCGCCGCGTGGAGACCGCCTCGGAACTGGCCGACCGCCACATCCTGGCCGAGCTCGAACGCCTGCGCCAGAACGTGTCCGCAAGCATCGAGGCCTACGACCTGCCCAGGTGCTACCAGGCCATCCTGGAGTTCATCGAGACCCTCTCGGGCTGGTACGTGCGCCTGAACCGCCCCCGCTTCTGGACCGACACCGTCACCGAGGACTCCCGCCAGGCCTTCGACACCCTCTACACCTGCCTGCTGGAGGCCTCGCGCATCCTGGCCCCCTTCATCCCCTTCGCCATGGACGCCGTGCACCGCCACCTGACGGGCGAATCCGTGCACCTGGCCGACTGGCCCACGGCCGTGCCCGCCCGCGAGGACGCGCGCCTCACCGCCGAGATCGACACCGTGCGCCGCGTCATCGAGTGCGGCCGCAGCATCCGCGAGAAGGCGCGCATCAACCTGCGCCAGCCGCTGGCGAAGCTCATGGTCACGGGCGTGGAGAAGGCCCTGGTGGAGCCCTACCGGGGCCTCATCGAGGAACAGGTGAACGTGAAGGCCGTGGACTACCCCGAAACGCCCCAGGCCTTCGCCGCGCGCGTGGCCCAGCTGGACGCCAAGAAGCTCGGCCCCCTGCTCAAGGGGGCGTTCGGCCCCACCCTGGCCGCCGTGAAGGCGGGCAACTACGAGGTGGGCGAGGACGGCGCGCTCACGGCCGCCGGAACCCGCGTGGAGCCGGGCGACTTCTCCGTGGCCTGGCAGGCCCTGGACCAGCAGCAGGTGGGCGTGGCCGCCGACAAGACCCTGGTGGTGGGCCTGGAGCTGGCCATCTCGCCGGTGCTCAAGCGCGAAGGCGCGGCCCGCACGCTCAACCGTCTGATCCAGGACCAGCGCAAGAAGCTCGCCCTGGCCTACGACCAGCGCATCGAACTGCGCGTGGACGCCGAGGGCGTCTGGAGCGAGGCCCTGGAGGCCCACGGCGCGTGGCTGGCCGAGCAGTGCCTGGCCGACGCCGTGAACGACGGCGCGCAGGCCCCCCAGATCGAAGTGGAGGACGACTTCGGGAAACTCCGTGTGCAGGTGAGGGGGCTCTAGACCGGCAGGATCGGCCCCTGGCGGTTCCTCGGCACGTTTCCCCGAGGAGGGATGCATGGCGCGACGCGGCGTGACCCGCGCCCTGGCGGTGGCGGTCGCCACCCTGACCGTGACGGCCTGGGCGTGGAACGCCGGACTCCTGGACGGGCTGGAACGCCTGTGCCAGGACTCCTGGCACGTGCTGGCCGGAAAGCGCCGCGAGCCGCTCCATGCCGTGGTGGTGGCCATCGACGACGAGGCCCTGGAGCGCTTCGCCGCCACCCCGCTGGTGTTCTGGGGGCCAGTCTACGCCCGCGCCGCCGAGCGTCTGCGCCAGGCCGGCGCACGCTGCGTGGCGCTGGACGCCCTGTTGGCCGTCACCCCGGCGGACTGGCTCTCCACCCTGGAAACGCCCCCCGAAGCCCTGCTCGACCACGACCTGCCCTTTCTCCAGACCCTGGGCTCGGGGTTCGTGATCCTGGCCGCACAGCTGGCGCGCACGCCCGCCGGGTTCGCGGCGCGGCTGCCCGCGCGCGAATACCTGGAGGCCTTGCCCTCGGCGCGCGACCACGTGGGCCTCACCTTCTTCCCCCGCGACCCGGACAAGGTGGTGCGCCGCTTCGTGCGCGCGCTGCCCGACGCCCAGGCTGGCCCCGGCTGGCAAACCCTGGCCGCTCTGGGCGCGGCGCGCCTGGCGCCCCCCCTCGGGAACGCCCCGGACGCCGACCCGCTGGCCGCCCGCCCCATCGACTTCACCGGACCGCCGGGCACGATCCCCAGGGTTTCGCTGGCGCGCTTCGCCGGGAACGAACCGCCCTCCGAGGCGGACGTCGCCCTGGTGCGCGGCCGCGTGGCCCTGGTGGGCGCGGACTTCGAGGGCTCGGGCGACCGCCAGCCCACCCCCTACTCCCTTGCCACTCTCTTCGGCGGCGCGCGCGACATGACCGGCGTGGAAGTGCATGCCAACATCGTGGAAACCCTGGCCGGGGCCGGCCCGCTCAAGCTCCCGCCCGCCTGGGTCGCCGTCGCCTGCTGGCTGCCCCTCCTGACCTTGATCTCCTGGCGGGCGGAGCATTCCTCGCCCCTGCACGCGGCCGGGGCGTGCCTGCTGGCCGCCGCGTGCGCCTGGGGCGCGGGGTTCGGCCTGTTCCTGGCGGGCTGGCTGGTCCCCGTGTCCGGGGCCGTGGCCGGTCCGGCCCTGGCCTGGGCCGCCGCCGGGAGCCTGCGCCTGCGCCGCACCGAACGCGACCGCGCGCGCGTCCGGCGCATCTTCGGCCGCTACGTCTCCGCCGAAGCCCTCGAACACATCCTCAAGGACGGCGGGGAACCCCGCCTGGGCGGCGATCCCGTGGAGATCACCGTGCTCTTCTCCGACATCAGGGACTTCACCACGCTCTCCGAACGCCTGGACGCCCCCGAGCTCGTGGAACTGCTCAACGCCTGGTTCGAGCTGGCCTGCGAGGCCGTGCAGCGCCACGGCGGCATGATAGACAAATTCATCGGCGATGCCGTAATGGGCGTGTTCGGCACCCCCGTCCCCGCCGAGGACCACGCGCGCCGCGCCGTGGCCGCCGCCCTGGCCCTCGAGGAAGCCGCCCGCGAGATGGACGCCTGGGTGGCCCGGCGCTTCCCGGACCTCGGTCCCGGGGCGTTCCGGGTGGGCGTGGGGCTGCACGCGGGCGAGGCCGTGGCGGGCAACATCGGCTCGTCGACGCGCATGGAGTTCACGGTGATCGGCGACACCGTAAACACGGCCTCGCGCATCGAGGGCCTGTGCAAGACCATGGGAGCCACCGTGCTGGCCAGCGAGGCCGTGACGCGCGCGGCAGGGCCAGGCCTCGTCACGGGGCGAAGCGAGACACTGCCCGTGAAGGGCAAGGTCCGGCCCGTGCGCGTCTTCGCCGTGTTGGGACTGGAAGACTCCAAGGAGACCTCATGAAACGGCTCCTCGCGCTGATCCTGGCGTCCCTGTTCACGGCGGCCATCGCCTGGGCCGCCCCTCCGGCCAGGCCCGCATGCGTCGCGGCCCTGGTGGAGGGCGGCGTGCTGCTCTCCCGCCAGGAGGCCCCCGATGTGGGGCTCGAACGCTTCCGCAAGCTCCTGCCGGGCGACAGGATCACCCTGGAACCCGGCGCGACGCTGCGCCTGAGCTTCCTCAGGGCCGGAAAGGCCGAGGCCTGGCGAGGTCCGGCCCGGCTGGTGGTGGAGGAAGGCGGCACCAAGGGGACGGACCCGGCCGGAGCGCCCCTCGCGCCCGCGATCACCCCTCTGGAGCTGACCTCCGTCTCCCTGGGGGGGGCGGCGCTCCTGGATTCCCAGCCCGAACTCATCTCGGGGCAGATCACCGTGCGCTCCGGACGCTTCCCCCCGGCGGACGTCCCCCTGGACGACGCGGGGAAGAAGGACCTCGACCGCCTGGAGACCCGTTGCGACGCCCTGCGTAAGGCCCTGCCTCCCGGCGACGCCACGGCGGACTTCGCCCTGGCCGCCGGGCTGGACGCCCTGGGCCAACAGGCCCGCGCCGTGCGCCTGCTCAAGGATCTGCTGGCCCGCGACGAAGCCAACGAGGCCCTCGCGGACCTGCTCAAGGAAGTGCTTCAACCCCGGTAACGTCCGACCTGGAAGCTCGTCGCAACCTGAACTCAAGGAGATCCCATGCCCTTCGTCCGCTCCCTGACGTAGCTGCTTGTCCTTCTTCTGACGGCGTTCCCGTCCCAAGCCCAGGGCCAATGCGCCGGGAAAGACGCCGAGAGCGGGTTGAACAGCTTCTCGCGCCATATCTCCGCCCTGAAATCGGCGGTCTCCGACATCGCTTCCACGTCCAAGAAGGCGGCGGCGGCCAAGTCCGAGGAAGAAGGCACGCGCCTTCAGGAGAACCTCCAGAAGCTCAAGGACCAGGCCCGCGACCTCATGACCAGGATCACCGCCGAGGCCGACCGCATCGAGGCACAGATCAACACCGACCTGGTGACCTTCCAGAGTGAATCCGCCGTGCGCTCCAAGCTGTCCGAGGAGCTCACGCGCCTCACCAAGCTGCGCCAGAACGCTGCGGAGCAGTTCGCCAAACTCAGCATCTAGCGGACGGCCGCTCCCCCTGGAGAGCCCATGCCCGTCCTCCACGCGCCCCGGGGCGTTCCCTCCGTCCGCCTCGCGGCGGCCGTGCTGCTCCTTCTGGCCCTCCTGTGCGCCTGCAAGGCCCGGCAGGGCGTGCACCTGGAGGAAGGCGAACACGCCACGGCCGAGGAGCTGCTGGCGCGCATCACCGAACTCAACGAGAGCGGCCGCTACGCCGAGGCCATCCCCCTGGCCGCCCGGCTGCACGACGCCGTGCGCAAGCGCAACGGGGCCTCCCACCCCGCCGTGGCCGCCGCGCTCCCCCAGGGAGCGGCCCTGCTGGAACTGGTCCGCCACCAGGCCCTCCCGCTGGCCCCGGGCGAACAGCCTAGCGGCGAGCGCTACCGGGCCTTCGTCCTGCTGCCCGGGGCGGAGATCCATCTGGCCGACCTCGGCCTCGCCGCCACCGTGGACGGGGCCGTGCGCTCGTTTCCGGAGAGCATCCAGCCTACCGGCCCCGGCGGCGGCGAGGCGCGCTGGAAATGCCCCTGCAGCCGCCTGCACGACACGGCCTATGCCCCCCTGGCCAAGGCCCTTGCCGGAGCGCGGGAGGTCTTCGTTGCCCCGGACGCGGCCCTGAGCCTGGTCCCCTTCGAGGTCATGGTCGCACCGGACGGCCGTTTTCTGCTGGAGCGCCACGGGTTCACCTACCTCACCAGCGGACGCGAGTTGCTGGGCATGCGCGTCAACGGCGGCCGGCCCGGCCGGGCGATCCTCCTGGGCGACCCGGATTTCGACCGCGGCGCGCCCCCCGGCGGAACGGCCCAGACCCGCAAGCCCCCTGCGGAGGTGCGCGGCGTGGAAGACCTCTGGTTTTCACCCCTGCCGGGCACGCGCCGGGAGGTGCGCTCCATCCAGGCACTGCTCGGTCCCGACGCCTGCGACCTGCGCCTGGGCGTCCAGGCCGACGTGGAGGCCCTTCTCGGAGCGCGCTCGCCGGAGGTGCTCCACGTGGCCACCCACGGCTTCTTCCTGCCCGCGGAACGGCACGGTGGCGCTGCGGACCCCGGGATGCTCGGCCGCTCCGGCCTGGCCCTGGCCGGGGCCAACCTGGGGCCGCCGGGCCTGCTTACGGCGTCCAAGGCCCTGGCGCTGGACCTCAAGGGCACGCGCATGGTGGTGCTCTCCGGGTGCAACACCGGGACGGGCGACGTGCGCGCCCGCTTAAGGCACCCGGACCCCTTCTTCTGGGGCGCTTTCGCCTTCGTGGGCGACCCGGGATAGCGTCGCGGTTTTGAAAAACATGAATATGTTTTTCAAAACTTAAATCAATGGATTTGGCTGCTTGCCTTGACAATCCGTAGGGACTGATCTTGAGGACGCACGCAAGAGCGTCGGCAGCACTGCGAAGCCCCGACGGAAGACCTTCCCGCCGGGGCTTTTGAAACGTGTCCGCGCGGGCGGCTACGACTTGGCGTTCTCGTCGATCCACTCGTCCAGGGACTTGCGGCCGCGTTCGCGGCGCTCCTGGAATTCCTTGCGTTTCTCGGCCAGCTTGGCCTTCTGCTCGGGGGTGAGCACGGCGTCCACGCGGGCCTTCACCTTGCCCGTGAACACCGCCAGTTCCTCGCCGGCCTTGGCCAGGCCCTGGGCGGCCTGGCGCACCTTGGCCTCGTCGCCGGGCGATGCGGCCATCACGTCGCCCATGGCGCGCCACGCGGTCTTCATGGACTCGCGCAGGGCCTGGGCCTTCTCGCGGCTCTCCTTGAGGATCAGGGCCACGGAGCGCTTCTGCTCCTTGCTGAGGTTCAGCTCGTCGGCCATGCGCACGATGCCCCTGAAGGGGTCGTGACCGGCCATGCCCTGGCCCCCGGGCCCGCCGGGGGGGGGACCCATGTCGCCCGCTGCTGCGGCTGAGGCGGTCAACACTGCCAGCAACGCCAGAATGACGGCTCTGCGTCTCATCGTTTTGCTCCTTCACGTGTCGAGTGCTTGAGCGCGCTCGACGGGTAAGTGCGATCCGAACGCGAAAGGGTTACAGCCTCGCCAAAAATCCCTGAGATCGGCACGGCGTTCGCGGGGAGGGGGAAAGAGGAGGAGAAGGTGGAAGTGAAGAAGATGTGGCAAGAGCCAGGGTGCGCAGCCAGTGTGCGGCAAAACGCCGCAGGCTGTCCGTGAGCAGGAGTTGGGTACGGCGTGGAGCAGGCGCTGAATCGCCGGGCGCGGGCCGTGCCCAGCAAAGCGGACGGCCCGCCGTGCGGTGGCGCGGCGGGCCGTGTGAGCGCGGGGCAGCCCTGCCGGTCAGGGGCAGGGGATGGGCTGGTAGGCCGTCTGGCCTCCGCTGATCACCTCGCGGTAGCAGCGGGTGTCCACGCGGTAGACCGGCCCGGAGTTCTGGTTGGCGATCATCACCGCCGTGGCGGGCAGCAGCGTGAGCATGGCCCCTGCGGCCACGCCGGCAGCCACGCCCGCGCCGTAGCCGGAGTTGTAGCCCCAGCCGCCGTAAGCGGGCACCGGCACGGGGACGGGCACCACCGGCGGCGGCGGAGGCGGCAGCGGGCGCGGATACGGACCCGGGCCGGGGTAGGGACCGGGCCGGTTGACGTTGTTCACGTTGACGTTGCGCTGCACGTTCACCTGGTTGAAGTTCCTGTCCTCATTGACCTGGTTGAAGTTCCTCTGCTGGTTCACCTGGTCGAAGTTGCCGCGCGGCGCGCGCGTTCCTTCGAAACCGGCCCCCCGGCCAGGCCCCTCCGGGCGATCGAAGCCGCCGCCCCGGCCGCCGAAGCCGCCGCCCCTGGCCAGGACATCGCCCGTGGCCAGGGCCGCCGCCAGCAGGCAGGCCAGCAGACAAGACAGGACGCGCCCCGCCCGGGATGTGATGGTTCCACGCATGGCTCGCTCCTAGTTGGCGGGTTGCGGTTCCGAGACCGGCAGCACGGGGACCTTGCGCGCATCCTTGGGCGGGACGAACGCGAAGGCCTTGGCTGGAATCTTGGCCGAGGTGTTCCAGGAGGTGATCACGGCTTCGTACTGGGGCCAGCCGGGCAGGGTCTTGTCGGTGACCACCAGCTTGCGCGTCAGGGCGTCCTCCTGGTCGATCCAGAGTTCCCAGTTCATGTCCTCCCCCAGCACCAGCAGGTGGTGGCAGCTTCTGCCAGCGGCCATGTGCAGGCCCAAATAGCGCGCCTTGGGGCCCCACTCCGCCACGCCCCGGCAGGGGTCGTTGTAGAGCAGGTTGGCCAGGGGGGAGTGCAGGCCGTAGCGCGCCAACACGTCGCGCACGGTGTCGTCGATGGAGGCTTGGGCCTCCACCGTGCCGTAGACGTTGGCGTCCACGTCCAGCACGGTGAGGGTCTTGCCGTCGCAGACCACGGTCTGGTCGCGGTCGTCCCCGGCCACCTCCACGCGGAAGCGGTCGGGCCTGACCACCAGGGCCTTCACCACCTGGGAGGCGCGGGCGCTGTCGCCCGAGGGCCAGGCCAGGGCGCGGTCCACCTGTGCGGTGAAGCCGTAGGCCGAAAGCCCGGACAGGGCGGCGCACGAGGCGCGCAGCACGGCCTCGGCCCGGCCGTCGGGCGCGGGCTGGGCCTCGGCGGACGGCGGGGCCAGCGCCGCCGCCAGGGCAAGCGTCAGGGCCAGGAGCGCGCGGGCGGCCTGGCGGATGCGAGATGGCATGGGGTCCTCCTGGGGCGCGGGAATGGCCCGGCATGGCCGGGCCGCGCTCTTTCCTAGTCGCCCTTCGGGCGGCGCGCGTCAAGCGCTTCCGCCAAGCGGCGACCGCCGCTTGATTTCCGGGCCGGAGCATGTATCTTCAAGGCGTGGGACTTTGCGTCCCCCCGGAGGCTTCATGCGAATCGTCCTTTGTCTGGCGCTCCTGGCCCTTGCCGCCGCCTGCGGCCCTGTGCGCCCCATGACCGAATCGGAATTCAAGGGCTTCTGCTACCAGTACGACGCCGGACCGCAGACCGACTGCGTGCCCATCAACACCTGCGACGCCTACCTCACCGTGATCGGCGTGCCCCAGCCTTCCCAGCAGGCCTGCCTGGACGGCTGCAAGGGCGTTTATGCGGAGCAGGTCCAGCGGATGGGCCTCACCGGGTGCAAAGGCGCACCCGAATTCGCCCGCGACTGGTGCCAGCGCTACTGCCGCAACGCCTATCCGCAATGAACGGGCGCGACCGCGCCCCGGAACCCGACCCCATGGAGGTCCGCGATGGAATGGGTTGAAAAAGTGAAGAATTTCTTTGCCGGAGAGAAAAAAGACCTGCTCGACCCCGAGATGCGCAAGGAGGCCTTCCTGCTGCTCACGGAGGTGCAGGGCCAGGCCCGCTGGGACGAGTTCGCCATGACCGTCCGCCAGACCATCATCACCCGCCACCCCGTGCAGAAGCCCTCCTTCGCCGAGATGGAGGCCGAAATGCGCGAGGTGCACAAGCTCTTCGAACCCTGGCTCAACTAGAGCGTCTTTTTCCGCGCGCCCCCGCCGGACGGCCGGGGCGCGCACGCCGGGTTTTGGCGCGGATCAGGCCCCTGGGGCCGCTCCCGGCAGCGGGGCCAGCACGCGGAACACCGCGCCCGGTCCGCCCGCGCGTTCCAGAAGCACGTCGCCGCCCAGGGACCGCATGATCCCCTTGCACGCGGACAGGCCCAGGCCCGCGCCCTGGCCCACGTCCTTGGTGGAGAAGAAAGGCTCGAAGATGTGGGGCGCGATCTCTTCCGGCACGCCGGGCCCCGTGTCCTCCACGCGCGCCTCCAGGACGCCGCCCTCGCCGAGGAACGCCCCTAGGCTGAGCAGGCCGCCGGGGCCGACCGAACCGGCCGACGACTCCCCGGCATGTCCGGGCGCCCCGTCGGGCTTCCGCGCGGGGTTGCCCGCCGTGCGCAGGGCCATGGCCTCCAGGGCGTTGTCCGCCAGCAGGCGCAGCACCTGCTCGATCTCCGCCCGGGGCAGCGTCACCCGGGGCAGCCCCGGCTCGCAGAAGACCGCCACCCGCACGCCCCGCTCCCTCGCCCTGGCCTCCACCTGGGCGGCCACGGCCTCCAGGACCTGGGACATCTCGAACTCGCTGGGCCTGGGGTC
This window of the Fundidesulfovibrio magnetotacticus genome carries:
- a CDS encoding CHAT domain-containing protein; translation: MPVLHAPRGVPSVRLAAAVLLLLALLCACKARQGVHLEEGEHATAEELLARITELNESGRYAEAIPLAARLHDAVRKRNGASHPAVAAALPQGAALLELVRHQALPLAPGEQPSGERYRAFVLLPGAEIHLADLGLAATVDGAVRSFPESIQPTGPGGGEARWKCPCSRLHDTAYAPLAKALAGAREVFVAPDAALSLVPFEVMVAPDGRFLLERHGFTYLTSGRELLGMRVNGGRPGRAILLGDPDFDRGAPPGGTAQTRKPPAEVRGVEDLWFSPLPGTRREVRSIQALLGPDACDLRLGVQADVEALLGARSPEVLHVATHGFFLPAERHGGAADPGMLGRSGLALAGANLGPPGLLTASKALALDLKGTRMVVLSGCNTGTGDVRARLRHPDPFFWGAFAFVGDPG
- a CDS encoding Spy/CpxP family protein refolding chaperone; amino-acid sequence: MRRRAVILALLAVLTASAAAAGDMGPPPGGPGGQGMAGHDPFRGIVRMADELNLSKEQKRSVALILKESREKAQALRESMKTAWRAMGDVMAASPGDEAKVRQAAQGLAKAGEELAVFTGKVKARVDAVLTPEQKAKLAEKRKEFQERRERGRKSLDEWIDENAKS
- a CDS encoding DUF2092 domain-containing protein, giving the protein MPSRIRQAARALLALTLALAAALAPPSAEAQPAPDGRAEAVLRASCAALSGLSAYGFTAQVDRALAWPSGDSARASQVVKALVVRPDRFRVEVAGDDRDQTVVCDGKTLTVLDVDANVYGTVEAQASIDDTVRDVLARYGLHSPLANLLYNDPCRGVAEWGPKARYLGLHMAAGRSCHHLLVLGEDMNWELWIDQEDALTRKLVVTDKTLPGWPQYEAVITSWNTSAKIPAKAFAFVPPKDARKVPVLPVSEPQPAN